The Ignavibacteriales bacterium sequence CGGGACAATTGATGTCGCTAATTTTAACGATCCGGAAAAATTAGGCAGTGGTAAAGATATGGTTGATAAGCTCACCAAACTTATTGCCATATTTGAAAGTCCTTCGCTCGATTTTAGTAAGAACCGTGCGGAAGGTGATGATCTGCTTGGTGATGCTTATGAATTCCTGATGAAGAACTTTGCCACACAGAGCGGCAAAAGCAAAGGTCAGTTTTACACTCCCGCAGAAGTCAGCCGTGTTATGGCAAAGGTTATTGGAATCAATCCAAAAATTACGAATGCACAGACAACTGTTTACGATCCCACATGCGGATCCGCTTCTTTGCTTTTAAAAGTTTCAGACGAAACTGATAAAAACATTTCTCTTTTCGGTCAAGAGATGGATGTTGCAACTGCAGCTCTTGCACGTATGAATATGGTCCTTCACAATCATGCTTCTGATATTCAAACAATCAAACAAGGCAACACATTAGCAACACCGCTTTTTCTAGATGAACATAATCGTCTTAAGACTTTTGATTTTGCAGTTGCTAATCCGCCATTTTCATATAAATCATGGTCAAACGGATTAACAGCACAAGACGGTTCAATCAGCGATCCATACAAACGATTTGATGGTTACGGTATCCCACCAAATAAAAATGGCGACTTCGCATTTCTTCTTCACATTATTCGCTCACTCAAAAGTAAAGGCAAAGGCGCTTGTATTTTACCTCATGGTGTTTTGTTCAGAGGTAACGCCGAAGCTGAAATTCGTAAGAATATTATTCAGAGAGGATACATCAAAGGTATCATCGGCCTTCCTGCAAATTTGTTTTTTGGTACTGGTATCCCGGCATGTATTATAGTTATTGATAAAGAAAATGCTGATAACCGCAAAGCTGTTTTTATGATTGATGCTAGCAAAGGATTTATTAAAGATGGCAACAAAAATCGTTTGCGTTATCAAGATATTCACAAAATTGTGGATGTGTTTAATAATAAAATTGAAATTCTAAAATACTCCCGCATTGTTCCGGTGGTAGAGATAGAAAAGAATGAATTCAATCTTAACATCCCACGTTATATAGATAGCTCCGAGCCCGAAGACATTCAAGATATTGAAGCCCATCTTAAAGGCGGTATTCCTAACTCTAATATTGAAGCATTACAAAATTACTGGAATGTTTATCCCACCCTCAAACAAGAATTATTCGAACCTTCTGTTCGTAGTGGTTATAGCAACCTAAAGAATGGCACTGTCACACCGAGCGAAGTCGAGGTGCCAAAGCGCAACATTAAAGAAGTTATATTCAGCCATCCTGAATTCATCTCTTACAGAGAACAAGTTGATAATGTTTTCAACACTTGGAAGAAAAAGAATAAAACAATTCTTAAAAATCTTGCAATTGGTGATAAACCAAAACTTATAATTCGCAATCTTTCAGAAGGTATTTTAAAATCATTTACAGATCTTCGGCTTATTGATAAGTATGACATCTATCAGCATCTTATGGAATACTGGGCTTCGGTAATGCAAGACGATATTTATCTTATTTCTATTGACGGATGGAAAACAGATTTTATTTATGATGAAAAGAAAAAAGAATACGAATGCGATCTGCTTCCTAAACAGTATGTAATTAACCGTTACTTTATTATAGAAAAAGAAGAGATAGAAAATCTTGAATCAGAGCGTGAAGCTCTTGCAAGCCAAATGGAAGAAATGATTGAAGAACAAAGTGGAGAAGACGATCTATTTGCAGAAGTGAAAACTGATAAAGGAAAAGTAACAAAAGCACGTCTGCAAAAAAGAATTAAAGAACTTGAAAAGGAAGAGCTTAACGAACCTATAAGGAAAGCAGCTGAACCTAAAGTCGCTTATAAAGGGATTGCTACTGAAGAAGATGGAAAAGATGAATTATCAATCTTAAAATCATTACTTGAACTTATCGAAAAAGAAGCCGTTCTCAAAAGGAAAATTAAAGAAGCAGAAGAAAAACTTTTGGAACTGCTCAAAAAAAAATACAAAGCTCTTACCGAAACCGAAATAAAAGATTTGGTTGTAACTGATAAATGGATGACCGCAATTGGTAATGATGTTAAAAGCGATATGGATCGTATCTCACAAAGATTAACACAGCGTATTAAAGAACTTGCCGAACGTTACCAAACACCTTTGCCGAAACTCAAGAATGAAGTTGAAGAACTTGAAAAGAAAGTAAACGCGCACATTCAAAAAATGGGTTTCAAATGAAATTGAAAGAGGGTTATAGACAAACGGAAGTTGGAATTATTCCTAATGATTGGGAAATAAAAAGACTAGGTGATTTAGGTTCTTTTAAAAAGGGAAAGGGAATCAATAAAGATAATGTGATTTCTGATGGATTACCTTGCATAAGGTACGGTGAAATTTATACACACCACAATGAATACATTAAAAAATTTAATTCATTTATAAATTATGAAACAGCTAGAGATAGTCAAAAAATTAGTCAAGGTGATTTGCTGTTTGCTGGTTCTGGAGAAACCGCTGAAGAAATTGGAAAGTGCGTTGCTTTTCTAGATAATATTGAAGCATATGCTGGAGGTGATATCATTATTCTCTCACCAAAAGACTATGATTCAAAATTCCTTTGTTTTTTACTGAACAATAATATTGTAACAAAGCAAAAAACTCAACTTGGACAAGGAGATGCAGTAGTACATATTTACTCGCGTAATTTAAGATCCATACTAATTCCTCTTCCTCCAACAAAAGAAGAACAAACCACCATTGCCCAAGCGCTTAGTGATACAGACGAACTCATTAACTCACTAGATGGACTCATTGCCAAAAAACGCAACATAAAACAAGGCGCGATGCAGCAACTCCTAACCGGCAAAAAACGTTTACCTGGTTTTAGAGGTGAGTGGAAAATCGTTTTATTTCAAGAACTGGCTGACAAAACTATCAAATGGAGTTTTACTGGCGGTCCATTTGGGTCAAATCTTAAAACTACTCATTATACTAATGAAGGAATCAGAATTATTCAGTTGCAAAATATTGGGGATGGCTGTTTTATTGATGATTATAAAATTTATACATCAATTCAAAAAGCTAATGAATTAATTAGCTGTAATATATATCCTGGTGAACTTATACTTTCAAAAATGGGTGACCCTGTTGCTAGAGCCTGTATTATTCCGAGTAATGAAAAGCGTTATTTAATGTCATCCGATGGAATTCGTCTTGCGGTTGATAAAAATAGATTTAGCAAAGTATTTATCTATTATTATCTGAATTTTCGTGCTTTTAGAACCATTGTAGATTCTGCAAGTACTGGTTCTACAAGAAAAAGGATTGGACTAAACGATTTGAAAACTCTTCCATTAATACTCCCCTTTTTACATGAACAAATTGCAATCTCGCAAATTCTATGCGATATGGATTCCGAAATTGAATCTCTCGAGAAGAAACGTGATAAATATAAAGCCATCAAACAAGGTATAATGCAAGAACTGTTAACTGGAAGAATAAGACTGGTATAATATGTTTAAACAAATAATTAGTGGAATAACATACAAACTCCCAAATCACTTAAATGATTTTCAATTAGGAATGTATGTTCATTTAATCAATTGGAAATGGAAATATATTACACCTTCTCCGGGTGTGAATAAACATAAAGGAAAGTTAATTGAGTATGATGCTATTCTCCCGGCATCAGTTACTAGTAGTTATCCTATAATTTATCCATCTGTACTATCTAAGTTTTTATCTCATTACTTAAAATATCCATTTAGAGTCCACGAATTTTTTAATCATATGGCAAGCTCTCAAGCTGCTAATGTTAATCTCTTTCTTCCAATTCTTACCCATTCCAAAGCAAATGAAATATTAAAGATGATAAAATCAGATTTTGACAGATTGGCCATTAATGAACTTGATAACGGTTTTCGGATTGAATTTTGGGATGAAGGATTCGGCAATTTGAATGATAAAACAAAAGTATCCGGAACCGACTCGGATATTGCAATTGCATACTACAATAATGAAAACCAGCTTTGTCTTTGGTTAATTGAACACAAACTTACTGAAGCCGAATTTACTGAATGTGGTGGATATACTAGCGAAGGACGAAAAGATAAAGTAAAACATAATTGCAATAAATCTTTCTTGGAAATTATAATTAATAAAAATTATTGTTATTATCATGATAAGTGCCGTTATAAGTATTGGGAGATAACTGAGAAACATTTACCCTTTTTTAGTAATCAAAATGCGTACTCTTCTTGTCCATTTCGAGGGGGAATGAATCAGTTATGGCGAAATCAAATTCTTGGACTTAGCATTGAGGATGATTCAAATCAACCAGCATATAAACACGTTTATTTTTCAGTGGTTAAGCATCCGGACAATCACTCCCTTGATAAAGCAATCACTGATTATAAAACTCTTGTAGATCATAATCCGAAATTCTCAGATTATACATCAGTAGATTTTATTAATGCAGCGGCCACTCAAAAGGATTCAACGCTTGATTGTTGGATTAATTGGTACAAAGAACTTTACAAACTATAGAATATAGCCATGATACAAATTGGTGACGTTGAGCGTAAAACTCAAAATCGTATTGTAAAACTATTTAAAAATCTGCTTAAATACGATTACCTTGATAATTGGGAAGATCGCCCTAACAATAACAACATCGAAGTAGAATATTTAACTGCATATCTCAAAAGTAAAAAAGTCAGTCCAATACTTATCAGTAAAACATTGGATAAACTTCGCATTGTTGCTAATAATGATTCTGAAACTCTTTACACCAACAACAAAAATTTCTATAGTTTACTTCGCTATGGTGTTCAAATCCAAGAAGAAGCCGGGCAAAATCATGATAATGTTGAACTTATCGATTGGGATAACCCTGGAAATAATCACTTCGCTATAGCAGAAGAAGTTACTCTTTTTGGTAATCATGAAAAACGACCGGATATTGTTATCTATGTAAATGGCATAGCTCTCGCTGTTTTAGAATTAAAACGCAGTATTGTTTCAATTGGTGATGGAATACGCCAAAGTATTGTTAACCAGCAAAAGGAATTTATTCAATCCTTCTTCTCAACTGTTCAAATTGTATTTGCCGGCAATGATACAGAAGGTTTACGTTATGGAACTATCGGTACTCCCGAAAAATATTTTCTTAAATGGAAAGAAGACAGCTCCGAACAAAATCTGCTGGATAAATATCTTTTACTTCTTTGTGATAAAAAAAGATTTTTAGAAATTATTCACGATTTCCTGCTATTTGACGGCGGTATTAAAAAACTTTGCCGCACCCATCAATACTTTGGTGTTAAAGCCGCTCAAGATTTTTATAAAAAAAGAGAAGGCGGAATCATTTGGCATACCCAAGGTAGCGGTAAAAGTTTGGTTATGGTTTGGCTTGCCAAATGGATACTAGAACATAATCCCAATGCTAGAATTGTTATTCTAACTGATCGAGATGAATTAGATAAACAGATTGAAAGAGTTTTTGGAGATGTAGGTGAAACTCTTAAACGCACTTCTAGTGGTAAGAATCTTATGGAGTTGCTTAATAATCCATTACCAAGAATGATGTGTTCCCTTATTCACAAATTCGGTCAGAAAAATGTGGATAATTTTGATTCGTTTATTGAAGAATTAAAAAGCGGGCCTACCCATACATATGGCGAGATATTTGTTTTTGTTGATGAATGTCATCGCACAAATTCCGGTAAACTTCACAAGTTTATGAAGGCAATACTTAAAAATGCTGTTTTTATTGGCTTCACCGGAACCCCGCTTCTTAAAAAAGATAAACAAACAAGTATCGATGTTTTTGGTAGATACATTCATACATATAAATTTAATGAAGCAGTTGAAGATGGAGTTGTTTTGGATTTGGTTTACGAAGCACGAGATATCGATCAAAGAATTTCTTCTCCCGAGAAAATTGATGCGTGGTTTGAAGTAAAGACCAAAGAATTAAATTCCTTCCAGAAATCTGAACTAAAAAGAAAATGGGGAACTATGCAGCAAGTGCTTAGTTCAAAAAAACGTCTTGATCAAATTGTTAGAGATATTATAATTGATTTCAGTCTTAGACCGCGACTTAGCTCAGATTACGGAAATGCAATTCTAATTGCTCGCAGTATTTTTGACGCTTCAAGATACTATGACCTATTCCAAGAAACAGAACTTCGAAATAAATGTGCAATAATTACTTCATATTCACCAACAACTCGAGATATAAGTACGGAGGATACTGGTGCTAACACAGATACAGATAAAGAATTTATTTATAACACATACAAATCACTTCTTAATGGCAAAAGAACAGAAGTCTATGAAGATGAAGCTAAAGAACTTTTCAAAAAAGAACCTGCCACTATGAAGCTGCTTATTGTTGTTGACAAATTACTTACTGGATTTGATGCGCCACCATGTAGTTATCTTTACATTGATAAGAATATGCAAGACCATGGCTTATTCCAAGCTATATGCCGTGTTAATCGTTTGGATGGAGATGATAAACCATTTGGTTACATCGTAGATTACAAGGATTTATTCAAGAAAGTAGAATATGCTGTTGCCGTTTATACATCGGAACTGGATTATGATCAGCTTGATAAAGAAGACGTTGATATTATGCTCAAGAGCAGATTGGAAAAAGGTAAAGAGCGTTTAGATTCTTCTATGGAAGAATTATCACTTTTATGTGAGCCTGCGCCTCCTCCTAAAAATCAGTTGTCATATATAAGATTTTTCTGTGGCGATCCGGAAAATCCGAATGACCTTAAAGCCAATGAAGTAAAAAGAACTGCTCTTTATTTAAAAGTAGTCGCATTTATTAGGGCATACGCGAATATCGCTATAGAATTAGCTGAAGCTGGTTATTCATTGAAGGAAATCGAAGAGATCAAAGCTAAACTCGATTTCTATCTCAACCTTAGAGAAGAGATTCGTAAAACAAGTGGAGAAACTCTCGATCTAAAAACTTATGAAGCTGACATGCGTTTCTTGATTGATAATTTTATTCAAGCTGATGAAAGTAAAGTTATTTCTAAATTTGGTGAGCTTACACTTTTGGATCTGATTGTTAAATCCGGTATAGCTGATGCAATCAACAGTTTACCACAAAGCATGAAGAACAGCAAACAAGCCATTCAAGAAGCTATCGAGAATAATATCCGTCAGAAAATTATTCAAGAACATCTTATTGATCCCGCATACTTTGAAGAAATGTCTAAACTCTTAGATCAATTAATTAAAGAAAGAAAACAAAATGCGGTTAGCTATGAAGAATATCTGAAAAAAATTGATGCCCTTGCAAAACGAGTTGTTATTGGTAATCCGCCGGATCTTCCATCCGAAATTAAGACTAAGGCACAGAAGGCTTTATACAATAATGTCGGTAAACAAAAAGATTTGGCTATAGCATTAGACAAAGCTATTATGGAATCACGGAAAGCTGATTGGCGCGATAATAATGGTCCGAGAGAAAAAGAAGTAAAAGCAGCGATGTACAAAATTTTAAAAGACATAAACGAAGTAGAAAGAATTTTTGCAATTGTTAAGCAGCAAAATGAATATTGAGAAACAACAAATAAAATTAGGTGATATCTCTATTGATGTGATTTATAAGAATATTAAGAATATTCATCTAAGTGTTCATCCTCCAACCGGCAGAGTTAGAATCGCTTCTCCTACTCGATTCAAATTGGATTCGCTGCGGGTTTATGCAATTTCAAAATTAAATTGGATAAAAAAACAACAACATAAAATTCAATCACAAGATAGAGAAGCGCCTAGAGAATATATCACTCGTGAGACTCATTATTACCTTGGTAAAAGATTTTTATTGAATGTAATCATTACTAATTCCACACCTAAAATTATTCTTAACCACTCCACAATTGAATTACATGTTCGTGAAAACTCTACTCTATTACAGCGAAAAACTTTGATGAACGAGTGGTATAGAGAAAGCTTAAAAGAAATTATTCCGGAATACATTGAACGATGGGAAAAGATATTAAATGTAAAAGTTAATGAGTATGGAATAAAAAAAATGAAAACCCGTTGGGGCACATGCAATATAAAAGATCAACGAATCTGGATAAATTTAGAATTAGCCAAGAAACCGATTCAATGTTTAGAGTATATTATCGTTCATGAGATGATTCATCTTATAGAAAGAACACACAACGAAAGATTCCTTGCCTTGATGAAAAAATTCCTCCCTCAATGGAAGTTATATAAAGAAGAACTCAACCGTTTTCCACTTAATCATGAGGAGTGGGATTACTGAAATTATTTATTCTAATTATTAGCTAAGGAGATTTTATGGCATGGAATTCTGACATTAAAGGTTCAGTTCTTAGTATAGCTTCATGTGAGCAAAGTCCATTACGTGTAATGGCTGGTCCTGGTACTGGCAAATCTTTTTCAATGAAACGAAGAATTCAACGTTTATTAGAGACTCAAGATATTGATCCTTCAAAAGTACTCGCTATTACATTTACAAGAACAGCAGCTGCTGACATGGTTAAGGAATTATCTTCATTAAATGTTAGAGGGAGTGAGGATATAAAAGCATACACCTTACATTCATATTGTTTCTCAGTCCTGATGCAAAACAATGTCCTTGAAACTCTCGGTAGATTCCCAAGACCACTTATTACATATATGGAAAGAGGGATACTCAAATTTGAAGTCTCGCCACTTTTAGAAGATTTAAAACTCCAAGGTGAGTTCGGAAATAAAAGAGAAATGTGTAGAAGAATTAGAGCATTTGAAAGTGCTTGGGCTAGATTACAATCTGAAATACCTGGATGGCCAATTGATCCAATCGATAATAATTTTCATCGTTTTCTAATTGAATGGTTAAATTTTCACAACAGTATGTTAATTGGTGAAATAATTCCCGAAACGCTTAGGTACTTACGATCTAATCCAACGGCCAATTCATTTACCGATTTTGATCACGTAGTTATTGACGAATTCCAAGATTTGAACAAAGCAGAACAAGTTCTTATTGATCTGATTGCTAGTGGTAAAGATTATTTTATTATCGGGGATGAGGATCAATCTATCTATAGTTTTAGATTCGCACATCCCGAAGGAATTATTTCATTCAATATTTCTCATCCGGATACTCATGATGAAAGTTTAACAGAATGCCGCAGATGCCCACAGAAAGTAGTTCATCTAGCAAATAGTCTAATTCTCCATAATCACCGACCAAATACTCAGCCTCGTTTAGAAATCAGAAACTCGAATCCAGTTGGTATAGTTAATATTGTCCAATGGGCAAACTTGGATCAAGAAGCAATTGGAATTGCTCAATATATTAATTATCTCATCTCAAATAAGGGATATAATGCTGGGGATATACTTATTCTTTCACCAAGAAGACTTATCGCTTACAAAATAATAGAACAAATTAGAAATTATTCTATACCACTACATAGCTATTATTATGATGCAGTCTTAGAAGAAACTGAAGGCCAGAAGTCGTTTATAATTCTTTCATTATTAACAAATATTGAAGATAGGGTTTCCCTTCGTTTTTGGTTAGGAGTTGATGGTACTAACTGGAGAGCAAACCAATACCAAAGAATAAGAGAATATTCATTTACTCATAATATTTCTCCAAATGAAGTCATGCAAAAACTTTTAAGTAAAGAAGTCAATATTCCCAATACTACACAAGTTCAACATCAATATAACACTCTAATCGAATTCTTAGGTAGATTGCGACAGTTATCAACCCTCGAGGTTTTTGAAGAGTTATTTCCAATTGGTCATGAATGGTCATCTGCAATA is a genomic window containing:
- a CDS encoding type I restriction-modification system subunit M, giving the protein MAIKKSELYSSIWQSCDELRGGMDASQYKDYVLVILFIKYISDKYAGVPYAPITVPKGASFKDMVALKGKPTIGDDINKKIIAKIAGANKLTGTIDVANFNDPEKLGSGKDMVDKLTKLIAIFESPSLDFSKNRAEGDDLLGDAYEFLMKNFATQSGKSKGQFYTPAEVSRVMAKVIGINPKITNAQTTVYDPTCGSASLLLKVSDETDKNISLFGQEMDVATAALARMNMVLHNHASDIQTIKQGNTLATPLFLDEHNRLKTFDFAVANPPFSYKSWSNGLTAQDGSISDPYKRFDGYGIPPNKNGDFAFLLHIIRSLKSKGKGACILPHGVLFRGNAEAEIRKNIIQRGYIKGIIGLPANLFFGTGIPACIIVIDKENADNRKAVFMIDASKGFIKDGNKNRLRYQDIHKIVDVFNNKIEILKYSRIVPVVEIEKNEFNLNIPRYIDSSEPEDIQDIEAHLKGGIPNSNIEALQNYWNVYPTLKQELFEPSVRSGYSNLKNGTVTPSEVEVPKRNIKEVIFSHPEFISYREQVDNVFNTWKKKNKTILKNLAIGDKPKLIIRNLSEGILKSFTDLRLIDKYDIYQHLMEYWASVMQDDIYLISIDGWKTDFIYDEKKKEYECDLLPKQYVINRYFIIEKEEIENLESEREALASQMEEMIEEQSGEDDLFAEVKTDKGKVTKARLQKRIKELEKEELNEPIRKAAEPKVAYKGIATEEDGKDELSILKSLLELIEKEAVLKRKIKEAEEKLLELLKKKYKALTETEIKDLVVTDKWMTAIGNDVKSDMDRISQRLTQRIKELAERYQTPLPKLKNEVEELEKKVNAHIQKMGFK
- a CDS encoding restriction endonuclease subunit S is translated as MKLKEGYRQTEVGIIPNDWEIKRLGDLGSFKKGKGINKDNVISDGLPCIRYGEIYTHHNEYIKKFNSFINYETARDSQKISQGDLLFAGSGETAEEIGKCVAFLDNIEAYAGGDIIILSPKDYDSKFLCFLLNNNIVTKQKTQLGQGDAVVHIYSRNLRSILIPLPPTKEEQTTIAQALSDTDELINSLDGLIAKKRNIKQGAMQQLLTGKKRLPGFRGEWKIVLFQELADKTIKWSFTGGPFGSNLKTTHYTNEGIRIIQLQNIGDGCFIDDYKIYTSIQKANELISCNIYPGELILSKMGDPVARACIIPSNEKRYLMSSDGIRLAVDKNRFSKVFIYYYLNFRAFRTIVDSASTGSTRKRIGLNDLKTLPLILPFLHEQIAISQILCDMDSEIESLEKKRDKYKAIKQGIMQELLTGRIRLV
- a CDS encoding HsdR family type I site-specific deoxyribonuclease encodes the protein MIQIGDVERKTQNRIVKLFKNLLKYDYLDNWEDRPNNNNIEVEYLTAYLKSKKVSPILISKTLDKLRIVANNDSETLYTNNKNFYSLLRYGVQIQEEAGQNHDNVELIDWDNPGNNHFAIAEEVTLFGNHEKRPDIVIYVNGIALAVLELKRSIVSIGDGIRQSIVNQQKEFIQSFFSTVQIVFAGNDTEGLRYGTIGTPEKYFLKWKEDSSEQNLLDKYLLLLCDKKRFLEIIHDFLLFDGGIKKLCRTHQYFGVKAAQDFYKKREGGIIWHTQGSGKSLVMVWLAKWILEHNPNARIVILTDRDELDKQIERVFGDVGETLKRTSSGKNLMELLNNPLPRMMCSLIHKFGQKNVDNFDSFIEELKSGPTHTYGEIFVFVDECHRTNSGKLHKFMKAILKNAVFIGFTGTPLLKKDKQTSIDVFGRYIHTYKFNEAVEDGVVLDLVYEARDIDQRISSPEKIDAWFEVKTKELNSFQKSELKRKWGTMQQVLSSKKRLDQIVRDIIIDFSLRPRLSSDYGNAILIARSIFDASRYYDLFQETELRNKCAIITSYSPTTRDISTEDTGANTDTDKEFIYNTYKSLLNGKRTEVYEDEAKELFKKEPATMKLLIVVDKLLTGFDAPPCSYLYIDKNMQDHGLFQAICRVNRLDGDDKPFGYIVDYKDLFKKVEYAVAVYTSELDYDQLDKEDVDIMLKSRLEKGKERLDSSMEELSLLCEPAPPPKNQLSYIRFFCGDPENPNDLKANEVKRTALYLKVVAFIRAYANIAIELAEAGYSLKEIEEIKAKLDFYLNLREEIRKTSGETLDLKTYEADMRFLIDNFIQADESKVISKFGELTLLDLIVKSGIADAINSLPQSMKNSKQAIQEAIENNIRQKIIQEHLIDPAYFEEMSKLLDQLIKERKQNAVSYEEYLKKIDALAKRVVIGNPPDLPSEIKTKAQKALYNNVGKQKDLAIALDKAIMESRKADWRDNNGPREKEVKAAMYKILKDINEVERIFAIVKQQNEY
- a CDS encoding SprT family zinc-dependent metalloprotease, translated to MNIEKQQIKLGDISIDVIYKNIKNIHLSVHPPTGRVRIASPTRFKLDSLRVYAISKLNWIKKQQHKIQSQDREAPREYITRETHYYLGKRFLLNVIITNSTPKIILNHSTIELHVRENSTLLQRKTLMNEWYRESLKEIIPEYIERWEKILNVKVNEYGIKKMKTRWGTCNIKDQRIWINLELAKKPIQCLEYIIVHEMIHLIERTHNERFLALMKKFLPQWKLYKEELNRFPLNHEEWDY
- a CDS encoding ATP-dependent helicase — translated: MAWNSDIKGSVLSIASCEQSPLRVMAGPGTGKSFSMKRRIQRLLETQDIDPSKVLAITFTRTAAADMVKELSSLNVRGSEDIKAYTLHSYCFSVLMQNNVLETLGRFPRPLITYMERGILKFEVSPLLEDLKLQGEFGNKREMCRRIRAFESAWARLQSEIPGWPIDPIDNNFHRFLIEWLNFHNSMLIGEIIPETLRYLRSNPTANSFTDFDHVVIDEFQDLNKAEQVLIDLIASGKDYFIIGDEDQSIYSFRFAHPEGIISFNISHPDTHDESLTECRRCPQKVVHLANSLILHNHRPNTQPRLEIRNSNPVGIVNIVQWANLDQEAIGIAQYINYLISNKGYNAGDILILSPRRLIAYKIIEQIRNYSIPLHSYYYDAVLEETEGQKSFIILSLLTNIEDRVSLRFWLGVDGTNWRANQYQRIREYSFTHNISPNEVMQKLLSKEVNIPNTTQVQHQYNTLIEFLGRLRQLSTLEVFEELFPIGHEWSSAIRDAVLDKINENSSIPELFNLVKTFISQPENPTDGNYVKIMSLHKSKGLTSKIVIIPSTIQGLIPTVDATLERAEREVNLQEQRRLFYVAITRPSEILLISSFNEMNIALAYKIGALGGRRISINQQRNIASQFISELGPSTPISKLGTTWAINNYI